The proteins below are encoded in one region of Phalacrocorax aristotelis chromosome 13, bGulAri2.1, whole genome shotgun sequence:
- the LOC142064177 gene encoding WAP four-disulfide core domain protein 2-like translates to MPKARSVLVLAGLLALWAELPPASAQNVTTKAGVCPDPATEAVNCTVGCQSDGDCESTLKCCPAACGKACQKPDEKPGTCPPVSPGIPMLGICTNQCKTDSNCSGSQKCCRNGCGKVSCVTPLH, encoded by the exons ATGCCCAAGGCCCGCAGCGTGCTCGTCCTGGCGGGGCTCCTGGCTctctgggcagagctgcctccaGCATCCGCCCAGAATGTCACCA CGAAAGCCGGTGTGTGCCCGGACCCGGCGACGGAAGCAGTGAACTGCACAGTGGGGTGCCAGTCCGATGGCGACTGCGAGAGCACCCTCAAGTGCTGCCCGGCGGCCTGCGGCAAGGCCTGCCAGAAGCCCGACG AGAAGCCCGGCACCTGCCCGCCCGTCAGTCCGGGGATCCCCATGCTGGGCATCTGCACTAACCAGTGCAAGACGGACTCCAACTGCTCTGGGAGCCAGAAGTGCTGCAGGAATGGCTGTGGCAAGGTCTCCTGCGTGACACCCCTCCACTGA
- the LOC142064179 gene encoding uncharacterized protein LOC142064179, producing the protein MKSGWLLLLLLLAAPSGPLGHCRPASGRRLQGKLGECPPPSRIPSMPYDNFCSSDRDCPGSERCCSTGCGRECLLPIGAKSGFCPRLDPDMMSICLVKCSSDSNCPGNEKCCSMGCFVHCVKPVPAKPGICPKRKVLQTFAPCNNSCSDDTDCPRNKKCCFAGCGRDCLPPVKNTAAPFQPTGWGHQLSSATFSSLVSSADICHLPPVHGPCRGRFRHYAYASALGTCQPFIYSGCGGNANNFGTLEECQQVCEQQGRAKE; encoded by the exons ATGAAATCGGggtggttgctgctgctgctgctgctggcggcCCCTTCGGGCCCCCTTGGCCACTGCCGGCCGGCCTCGGGTCGCCGCCTGCAAG GGAAGCTTGGCGAGTGCCCCCCGCCCAGCAGGATCCCCTCGATGCCCTACGACAACTTCTGCTCCTCGGACAGGGATTGCCCGGGCAGTGAGCGCTGCTGCAGCACCGGCTGTGGACGGGAGTGCCTGCTCCCCATCGGAG CCAAGAGTGGCTTCTGCCCACGGCTGGACCCTGACATGATGAGCATCTGCCTGGTGAAGTGTAGCAGCGACAGCAACTGTCCAGGCAATGAGAAGTGCTGCAGCATGGGCTGTTTTGTCCACTGCGTGAAACCAGTGCCAG CCAAACCAGGCATCTGCCCCAAGAGAAAGGTGCTGCAGACCTTCGCCCCCTGCAACAACTCCTGCAGCGATGACACCGACTGCCCTCGCAACAAGAAATGCTGCTTCGCGGGCTGTGGCCGCGACTGCCTGCCTCCGGTCAAAAATACTGCAGCCCCTTTCCAGCCCACTGGCTGGGGCCACCAGCTGAGTTCTGCTACCTTCAGCAGCCTCGTGTCCTCGGCTGACATCTGTCACCTCCCGCCTGTCCATGGCCCGTGCAGGGGACGCTTCCGTCACTATGCCTATGCATCTGCCCTGGGCACCTGCCAGCCGTTCATCTACAGCGGCTGCGGGGGGAACGCCAACAACTTTGGGACGCTGGAGGAGTGCCAGCAAGTCTGCGAGCAACAGG ggagagccaaggagtga